The genomic region CGCGCAGGGCTTGCTCAACATTGTTATCGCGGACGACGATCTGTACGATGGTACTCTCCATTGGCTGGGGGCGTCGCCCCGATTGTGACCTTGTGTCGGCCAGACAGGCCGGAAAGCGGGCGCTATATCACGTGAAAAGGGATTTGGCCAAGCCCCCCTTTGCCATGGAGTTCAGTCATGACTGTCACACCTTCCCGCAAACTTCGCCGCCGCTGGCTGGATGCGCTCCTGCCGGAGGTCGCTTTTGACGGCTGGACGGAGGCCGCGGCAGAGCGAGCGGCCAATGAAGCCGGGCTTGATGAGGGTGAACGCGCCCTTGCCGCGCCGCGCGGCGTAATCGACCTGATCGACGGCTTTTTCGAAGAGGCGGGGGAGGCGGCCAAGGCCGATCTTGCTGCGCAGGACCTCTCCGCCATGCGTGTGCCCGACAAGGTGAAGGCTGGCGTGCTGGCCTGGCTGAAGGCGCTGGAGCCGAACCGGGAAGCCGTCCGCCGGGCGGTGTCACGTGGCATGGTGCCGTGGAATGCAGGCCCCGCGTTGCAGCGCGGCTGGGCGGTGGCCGATTTTGTGTGGGACGCCGCAGGCGACACGGCGGAGGATTATAACCGCTACTCCAAGCGCGGGCTGTTGACCGCCATCCTGCCGCCCATCGTGCTGTATTGGCTGGACAACCCGTCTGACGAGGATCTCGACGAATATGTCTCCCGCCGCCTTGCCCAGGCTTCGGGCGCCGGCCGCACGGCGGGCAAGATCCTCGGGCCCCTTCTTGACGCCATCGGTTCAAAGAGGCCCAATGACGGAAAGGCGCCAGGCGCGCGCAGCTAGACGGAGACGGTTTGCAACCGGTTTTTGATCAGTCGAATTTTGGGGAAGTGTGTCGGACAGAAGTTTATCTGGCGCCCCAGGGGGCTGGGGGGGCTGATGGGTCCGGGGTGCTAGATGTCCACCTCCGTCCGACAAGACAAAGATGGCTGTGTGCGTGGGCGCAAGCAAGACCGAAAGGTGGCGGGATTGCCCCAATTCCTGCTGTTTCAGTGGAATTTCGGATTAAAAGACGTTTAGGCGAGCTTTCCCGCACCAAATTCGCATTACAGGGGAGTCATAAACAGAGAAAATGAGCGAATTTCCCTCCCGCAGGGCCCAGAGCGAGCCGCGAATCGCTTTCCACAAAACCGAGATGAGACCGATTCTCGACGTCTACGGACGGTTGGTCATGGCAGGCGAGGCGCGCGACTACGCCATCGGCATGCACAAGGACCACGCCATCTTCGCGATCTTCCGCCGCCACGCCGAAAATCCGACCTGGCGGATCGAGAAACAACCCCATCTCGCCAACATGCAGGGCCAGTATGTCGTGTACGGACAGGCCGGGCAGGTGCTGCGCCGCGGGCGCGATCTGCAGCAGGTATTACGGGTTTTCGACCGCAAGCGTTTCACGATTGTGAAGTAATTCCACAGGCGCGCTGTTAACCCCTTGTTAACTAAAAACTTCTTGCGAACAAGATAA from uncultured Hyphomonas sp. harbors:
- a CDS encoding DUF2794 domain-containing protein — encoded protein: MSEFPSRRAQSEPRIAFHKTEMRPILDVYGRLVMAGEARDYAIGMHKDHAIFAIFRRHAENPTWRIEKQPHLANMQGQYVVYGQAGQVLRRGRDLQQVLRVFDRKRFTIVK
- a CDS encoding COQ9 family protein codes for the protein MTVTPSRKLRRRWLDALLPEVAFDGWTEAAAERAANEAGLDEGERALAAPRGVIDLIDGFFEEAGEAAKADLAAQDLSAMRVPDKVKAGVLAWLKALEPNREAVRRAVSRGMVPWNAGPALQRGWAVADFVWDAAGDTAEDYNRYSKRGLLTAILPPIVLYWLDNPSDEDLDEYVSRRLAQASGAGRTAGKILGPLLDAIGSKRPNDGKAPGARS